Part of the Paenibacillus sp. JNUCC32 genome is shown below.
GACCAGTCAGAATAAGAACAGTGAACTAAATTTAGCCGTGAAAGGGCCGACCCTATTGTGAGCAAAGAAAAAATTATCCAAGCAGCCATTGAAGTATTCTCCGAGAATGGATACCACCGCGCAAGCATGGACGAGATTGCCGCTCGCGCCCAGGTTGCCAAGGGGACGCTGTACTACAACTTCCCGGGCAAATCCCAGCTCTTCAAGACGGTGGTGAAGCAGGGCTTTGAGGATATCATGCAGCGGACGGAAGCGGATCTGAATTCCTCGCTGCCGATGAAGGAGAAGATTGAGCGGACGATTCGCCATCATTTGGATTTGTTTCTTGAATCCCGACATTTCTCGCATATCGTATTCAATGAGATTTCGAACGGTATCGAGCAGGATGTCCTGGATGAGTTAAAGGAGCTTAAGAGGAATTATTTAAGCTTTCTGGCAAGCATGATTGAGGAAGGACAGTGTGAGGAGAACCTGTGCCGTGCCGTGGATCCCAACCTGGCCGCTGCCAGCATCGTCGGTACGCTGGAGAGCACTTGCAATTACTACTTGAATCATCAAGATCGGTATTCGCGCGAGGATCTGGAGCGGTTTGCATTCACGATGATTACCCAAGGCCTGTTTATATCGCTTGAATAAGCAAGGCCTTCTTTTTTTACATGCCTATAACTGACCAGTCAGTTCAAATTTGATGAGGAAAGCGAAGGTGTTAAGCATGGAATGGAATAAGAACGGTTTACTCCCGCTGGAATGGTTCCGCCAGATGCGGACGGAATCTCCGGTGGCGGCGATTGATGGTGGCGGAGCCTGGAACGTATTTAAATACGAGGATGTCAAAGCGGTCTTCACGAATTACGAAGTGTTCTCTTCCCAGGGCTCCTCATCCTCCGATGACCCTATTGAATCCAGTGTGCTGCGGCAGGATCCGCCGAAGCACCGCCAGCTGCGCAAGCTGGTATCCCATGCTTTTACGCCTCGCATGATCGAATCGCTCGCCCCCAAGATCCAGGAGATCACGACATCCCTATTGGACGAAGCCGAGAAGAAGGGGAAGATGGATATCGTGGCCGATCTCGCAAGTCCGTTACCGATCACGGTGATCGCGGAAATGCTCGGCGTATCGATGGAGTATCGGGAACGGTTCAAGGTCTGGTCGGATGCTCTGGTGGGCGACAATGCCGATGCCTATTTCCAATGCCAGCGCGAGATGAGCGAATACTTCTCCGAGATCGCAGAAGACCGTCGCCGGCATCCGCAGGACGATTTGATCACGAAGCTGGTCGAGGCCCGTATCGACAATGAACACCTGACCGAACTGGAGATTATCGGGTTCTGCATTCTCCTTCTCGTAGCCGGCAATGAAACGACGACCAACCTGATCTCATCGGCCGTGCTCGCCTTCGACAGCCTGCCGGAGGTCCGTGCAGCGGTGCTTGGAGATTCACAGCTGCTTCCTGGGGCCATTGAGGAAGTCTTCCGCTACTTCTCGCCCGTTCAGCTGATGTTCCGTAGCGTGAAGCAGGACACGGTGCTGCGGGGGCAGGAGCTGAAGCAGGGACAGTTCGTTTATATCTGGATGGCCTCGGCCAACCATGACGAGGATGTGTTTGATCAGCCGGACGTATTCAACATTCACCGGAATCCGAACCCTCACTTGGGTCTGGGCAGCGGCATCCACTACTGCATGGGCTCTCAGTTAGCCCGCATGGAGTCCCGAATCGCCCTCCAGACTTTGCTGGACCGTTACCCCGAATACCGCCGGGACCGCTCCGTAGGGCTGGCACGGATGGACAGCACGATGATGTTTGCGCTGAAAGAGCTGCCGGTCATTTTAAAATAGATAGGAAGAGAAGAAGAGTCGCTCCCGTTGGAGAGGGCTCTTTTTTAATATACGGCTTGAGTTTAGTGGAATCGAAAGAGGGTGAGAGCTCTCTTAGGAGGTAGGATGCGTATGGTATGTCCTTTAATTGGAAGCGGTACAATGTTAGAATGAACGTCATAAAGTCGAGTTTAAGGAGCGAAACAGCGCCATGAATATACAGATTGTATGCGTAGGCAAGTTGAAGGAGAAGTACCTGGTGCAGGGCATTGCGGAGTACAGCAAGCGTCTTGCGCCTTATGTGCGCCTGTCCGTGCACGAGGTGCCGGATGAGAAGGCGCCCGAGAACATGAGCGAAGCCGAGATGCGTCAAGTGCAGGAGAAGGAGGGCGCCGGCATTCTCGGCCACATCAAGCCGGACACCCATGTCATTGCCTTGGCGATCGGCGGCCAGCTGTGGTCCAGCGAGGACCTGGCGGCCCATATGGACAAGCTGGGCACGTACGGGACCAGCAACGTGGCTTTTGTCATCGGCGGCTCTAACGGCCTCTCCGAGGACGTCCTGAAGCGCGCCCAGACGAAGCTCAGCTTCGGTCGGATGACTCTTCCGCACCAGCTGATGCGTCTGGTGCTGGTGGAGCAGATTTACCGGGCGGTGAAGATTAATCGGGGGGAACCGTATCACAAGTAGGGCGCAAAGAAAATCTCGCTAATTGAAGCGTCAAAGAACAATTCAATATCCTTGACGCACGGGTGCAGAATTGCCCGATGAGTTTAATTTCTTTTATCAAAAAAGCAATGGAGAAATTGAAAACGACCGTTAGTTTCTCTCCAATAAATATGGATTACCGATAGAGAAACATATATATTTATGCTGAACTCATGTTGAAAGGAGACTGGGGATGACTGTAAAGTTTATCTTGAATTATACGGAAGGAGATTTCATCGAAAACATAGAAGTTCCAATTTATAAAGCGTATCGCAAGGGTACTTCTTTTCAACTTTACCATTTAAATCGCAACCCTGCTCTTATTGAACACAAAGAATTGTTGGTTATCGATGAAACGGGGATTGCACCAGAGAGTATGTTTAAAAGCGTTACAGAATTTTGTGAAACAATTATCCCCTATTTATTGAATAGGAAAAGTGAGTCACTATTTTTATTCGGGGAGTACTATGATGCAGAGAAAGATAAGATGATTGACATTGATGATATTGAGATTCCCTGTTTAATAGGTGGGGCTGCCACCTTACAAGAAGAAAAAAAGTAGTCTAGGACCTGCAGAGGTAGTCGCAGCGGAATCAGCTGGATGAATTGCTGCAATGGGTGCTTGGCTGGGAGCGGGCGTAACAGTGTAGGAACCCGAAGCATTCCGAAATCATATTCGTGAGGATGCCCAAAGAATTCTAAAACGCTACTGACATAACGTTGTCAGTAGCGTTTTTTTATATTGGACATGTAAATGTAAAGGAGATAGATAAGTAAAAAGTATGTTTTACAACGGCTGTGGGACACAGCCAAACCTATGATTAGGAAGGATGATAACTTGTGAATTTCGCTTCTGTACGCATCATTACGGACGACGTGGATCGTCTTGTTGAGTTCTATGAGAAAGTCATGGGGGTTTCGGCGGAGCGACCCGCGCCCGTATTTGCCGAACTCGCCTTGCCATCATGCACCCTTGCCATCGGCCACTCCCAGACGACGCAGCTATTCGGTGCCGATTCCGTAGTGGGCGCCAATAATCGCACGGTCATTATCGAGTTCCGGGTCGACGATGTCGAAGCCGAATATGTGCGCTTGAAGCCATTTATCGATCATTGGGTAAAGGAACCGACCATGATGCCGTGGGGGAACCGTTCTATGCTGTTCCGCGATCCCGATGGCAACCTTCTTAACCTCTTCGAGCCGGTGACCGAGGATGCGATTAAACGGTTTAGAGGTAGACATTGACGGGCCGTAAAGGATGGCCTTCAAACTTGCCGTTACAGACAACGCGTTGAGCCGTAAGTATAAGTAACGGCGAAAATTAGATGCAAATTGGTAACCGAATTAAAAATATCCCTGTATACGACACACGTTATAGTGTGTCTCGCATAACGGGAAAACGGCGATTGTACATGAAGATCATAGAGATGTATTCATGAATAAAGGGAGAGCGCTCCGTTGCAGTCCCATACGCACAGTCGTTTTGGAGAAGGCCATAGGAGAAGCGGAAGCAGATTCAATCTCAAACGGGGCTCAGCTTGTTTTAGACTGCTGAGCCCCGTCTGAAATCGAACGCTTTTGGGTGGTATCTTATTATGAAGGCTGAATGGAGCCGATCAGTTCATTCAATTCGGACTGTAATTGCAGGTGGAGTTTCTCTACAATCGAAAAATCGGTGGCCGCAACATAGTAGGCCTTAATTTGAGAATCGATGGCTTCGGCTTCGGCCAGATGGGAGGTGGCCTCTTTCATTTTTGCCGAATAGCGTGCTTTGATACCGGCTATTTCGGCAGCGTGGGCTTCATCTGTTCCAGGAGCTATAGTCCGTATATACATATCAAGGATCTCATCCCCGTCCCGATCTGGAAAGTATTCATGCGGAGCGGTACTGTCGAAGATGGCTGTTTGAAGCTTCGGGAATATCAACATATCCAAACTATTCGGATCAAAGCCGCAATGAAACACTTGCACATCGATTCCTTTCTGTTCGGCAGCGGAGGCAAGCTTTTTCAGCAGCGTCGATTTGCCGGATCCCGCCCTTCCTTTGATGAAAATCCGTCTTTCCAGCTGAGCGGTCAAGCTTTGAATAAAATCATAAGCCCCCCTCGGAGTCGCAGCTCCGAAAAATACGTGACGCGAAGTGGTTGACGTATCGCTTTCATGACCGGCGTATAATTCTTGAATCAATTCCAGCGCAATCTGGTCAGCCTTCGTGAAATCCATGTTATCGATATAAAATTTTTCCCACTCGTCATGAATCCGCAATGCTGCTGCGAACGTTTCATACGCATTGGAGTAGGCACTCTCAAGCTTGACTCTAAGATCTTCTATCGTGATGAAGTCTCCCGGTAAAATAAGGCTGTCATCAAACGCTTCCTCGAAATCGATAAAGACGATGTCACCGGCCCCGCTATCCGAAATCCCCTTGCAGACTCGCCCGTCGACAATACCAACCTTCAATTCCGTACAAATGATGCCATCCAGTTCGTCGGGACGGAGAGGGGAGTGGAAGCATTGCACATGGGAGCCTTTATCCAGCAGGCTATCCGCCAAGCTTTGCATGACCGTCGATTTCCCCGTGCCTTGGGGCCCCGTAAGGACAAAGATCTTGTTCAACCCATCAAATGCGGATGTATACAAGAAATGAGCCCCGCGCGCAGTGTTGCCGTGGGCAAAATAGTGAGATGATTTTAGTACCAACCTACACACTCCTTTGTGCCTATTCCGATTCGCAAAGTGTACAGAATAAGCATGATTGGGATAAGTGCCTATATATTTGTATATTCCGTGTTGTAACAAGTGGTGTTCGTCCTCTCCCATGTTTTTCGTTATCTGTTGACCGGGCTACAGAAGGTAAAAATCAAGCCTGCGATAAATGGGGAGATTTCACTTGCCCTAAGATGGATTTTCTGTTATTTTTGATAGTAACAAATTGTTATTAACAAAATGATACTAAGTTTGATTGGGCGTTTTCGCTCTGTAAACTCAGTGGAGAAGACGGAGGGGATGCAATTTGAAGAAGGTTGCGAGTGGCTGGAGCCTGTTCGAAATAGCGTGGTTGGCGCTGTTTACCTCGATTGCCGCCTTGTTTACGGTGATTTCAAAGGACTCTTTATTCGGATTTACCGTTTTTATTACCGGGGTGCTATGCGTGGTGCTTGCGGCGAAGGGCAACCTGATGAGCTATGTTTTCGGCATGTACAATACCGTCGGTTACGCTTATCTTGCCTACATTAACGGTTTGTTTGGAGAGGTCATGCTGAATTTGCTATTCTTCGTTCCAATGAACGTCATTGGCTTCTACATGTGGAAAAATAACCGCCAAGACGGCAAGCTGATCATGCGCCAAATGGAGCTTAGAGGCCTGCTTCTCGTTGGGGCCGTCTGTGTATTGGGCTGTTTGCTGCTGGGATATGGGCTTTCGTTCATCCCCGGACAGAACTCGCCTTACATCGATGCGACTACGACGGTGCTGTCCGTTGTAGCTACCTTCTTAATGGTCCGCAGATTCAAGGAACAATGGCTGGTCTATATTGTGTTGAATTTGTTTACGGTGCTGCTGTGGGCGATTCGATTGCTGGAGGGCAGCAGCGAAGGCATGCTGATGATCGTCATGTGGAGCGCGTACTTGGTCAATGCGGTATACGGGTATTACAATTGGAACAAAGGGGCCAAGGAGGTGGCGGCATGAAAACGCTCGGATTAACGCTAGGAAAGTTTGCCCCGCTGCATAAAGGCCATCAGTTCATGATCGAAACGGCGCTGCAAGAGGTCGATGAATTAATCGTGGTCATTTACGAGACGACGGTCACTCCGATCCCGCTTCATATCCGGGCGAATTGGATACGGCGACTATACCCGGCAGTCCGGGTCATCGAAGCTTGGGACGGACCGGACGGGTATTCGGATGACAGAGCGCATGAGATTCGGGAAGAACAGTATATACTCGGTTTACTGAACGGCGAGCAAGTCACGCATTTTTACTCGAGCGAGTTTTACGGCAGTCATATGAGTCTCGCTTTGGGCTCGGTCGACCGACGGGTCGATGAAGCCCGCGAGCGGGTTCCGATCTCTGCAACGATGATCCGTTCCGACCCATATAAGTACAGGGAGTTCATAAGTGATATCGTGTACCGGGACTTAATCACGAAGGTGGTATTTGTTGGGGCGATGTCGACGGGGAAGTCGACGATCACCGAAGCGCTGGCAAGACAGTATAACACGGACTACGCGAGCGAATACGGACGCGATTATTGGACCGAGCATCAGGTGGACCGCAGAATCGGCCTAGAGGCGTTCGATGAAATCGCAGTAGGTCATATCGAGCGCGAAGAGCAGGCTTTGCTTGCGGCGAACCGATTTCTGTTCGTTGATACCAATGCGATTACGACGTATATGTTCGCTATGGATTACCACGGCGAGGCACCGGAGCTATTGACCCGGATTGCTCTGGAGAATGCGCAGCGCTACGATCTGTTCTTCTTGTGCGACGACGATATTCCTTACGACGATACGTGGGATCGAAGCGGGGATCAGAAGCGGCATGTTTTTCATAAGCAGATCATCGCGGATTTGAAGGAGCGGCGCATTCCCTACATTACGCTGCGGGGAAGCCTGGAGGAACGCATGCGCAAAGTAGACGAGGTGCTGGCGAAGTTCGAGCCCTATCGAAACTATTTCGGGGAGCTGAACGGTTAGAATTGGATGCAGGCAGGGAGTAAAGTGAACCCATAACCACAGCTCATTTAGAATCAAAAAAAAAGGAGGCGCCCCCATTGGATTTGTTGGATCGGAACGGACTTACGGAACGCGAATTTTTGGAGCAGTACCGGGCAGGAGATTACGAGCGGCCTTCGGTGGCAGCCGATATGGTGATCTTCACGGTTACGAATGGGGTGGCTGACAGTTATCGCAAATTACCGGAAAAAGAGCTCCGCATCCTGCTCATCCGCCGGGGAGGTCACCCCTTCCTGGGGAAATGGGCGCTGCCTGGCGGCTTTGTCCAGCCGAGCGAGACGACTGAGCAGGCCGCTGCAAGGGAATTGCGTGAGGAAACCGGCGTGGACGACGTTTATTTGGAGCAGCTATATACGTTCAGCGATATCGGGCGGGATCCCCGAACCTGGGTGATGAGCTGCAGCTACATGGCGCTGATCAACAGTGATAAGTTGGAGCTTAGAGCGGGAGACGATGCGGCCGACGCCTCTTGGTTCAAGGTCTCCTATCGGCAGCTGCGGGAGCAGAAAGAGTTGATGGAGGACGGATACGTCAAGACGCTGGAGTATGAACTCAAGCTAAGCGGTGAAGAGGAGCTTTCGGCAGTCGTGGCCAGAACGTTGACGGTGAAGACGACATCGACTAGCACGGAGTATAAGATTGTATCGAATAACGGGTTGGCCTTCGACCATGCAAAGATTATAGCATGCGCGATCGAGCGGCTGCGGGGAAAAGTGAATGATACCGATATTGCGCTGCACTTAATGCCAAAGCTTTTTACCTTGACGGAACTGCAGCAGGTTTATGAGGTCATTATGGATAAAGAGCTATTGAAGGCGGCCTTCCGGCGCAAGGTAGCCGATCTCGTGGCGGAGACCGATCATTACACCGAAAATGCGGGACATCGACCATCCCGGTTGTATCGGAGAAAACTGGAGGACTAACGGATGATCTACAATCTCAATGAGCTAAGAAAAGCTTATAACGAAGGAAAAACGTTCAAGTATGTATTCTTTTGGGGCCATACGCCGCCTAAGGACGGGGGCGTCGACAAAAGCTGCTTCAGCCAGTGGTGGATGTGCTCGTTCACGGTAGAGGGGACGGAGTATTCCTGTGCCGAGCAGTTTATGATGGCCGAGAAGGCAAGGCTGTTCGGCGACAACGAAATGCTGGAGTCGATCCTTACGGCTAAGCATCCCAAGGAAATGAAGGCTTATGGGCGCGCGGTCCGTAACTTTGACAAGGATACTTGGGACAAGGAAGGCTACGGCATCGTCAAAAGAGCCAGCTTGGCCAAGTTTTCGCAGAATCCGGAGCTCGGCGATTATCTCAAGTCGACGAAGAACCGCATCCTCGTCGAAGCCAGCCCGCGGGACCGCATATGGGGGATCGGCATGGGCCAGTCCAATCCGGATGCGGAGAATCCCGTGAAATGGCGGGGGCGAAACCTGCTGGGGTTTGCGCTGACCGAAGCGCGGGACGAGTTGCTGCAGGTGAGTAAGACATCGTGATGGAGCAGTGAAAGGACGGTCTCCGTAAGATACATATGATTCTGGAGATAAAGGAGCACATGGTATGCTTAAACGGGTGTTAGGCAAAGAGGAAGATGTTATTCGGGCGTTCGCAAAAGAGATTGTTGACTCCATCGCAGATGGACGATATGAGGAAATTGCCCGAAACGTTGATGATATGCAGAATTGGGACGTTAAGCTATTAAAAGAGGTCATCGAGAGTTTTAAGGAAGATAATGAGTTGGAACAGATCGATAGGTTTGATGTAGCATGCACCTTTAGGCCTGTTTATAAAGATGGCAGTGTTTATCAACAAGAATCTTTCTATCACTTTAACGATGGAAGCGGAATTGCTTACGAATATGCATTGACGACCGATGGCGAACCTAATGATTTGACTTTGAGCGTTGAGTTTCACGTTGAAGGTGACTATTTGAAAGTCATTTTTGAGAGTGGGATTACTGTACTTTAATAACATCGTATTTAAGAACAACAAGGTACCAAATACGGCTACGAATATGCACAGCTATTTGTTGGCTGATGCATCCTGCCGCTTGCAGGATTGTTCCTGGTCTGAAGAAAAAGGCATAAGGATAAAGGTTATTGAAGCAGGCCATCTGCAAGTTTACAGAGGGCCTGCTTTTACTTATAGTCCAGAAATCAAGGTATCCTACCGTGCAAAAATCTAACGGAAGAACTCCATCCAAGGGGGAGAGAATTCATGAAGGGGCGCAATCAAAGAGATAAAGTATCCAGCGGTATTTCAAATGCGCGTTTAATAACTAACCCGGCAGCAAGCTTGGTTTCATCCGGTTTGTCCTGAAGGTGGATTAATTGTACGTTATTAACTGTCACAGGCAACTGGTGCATCACCCTAGCTTTAATCTCGTTGAACATTTCGGGACTGATGGTAGGAATGACTCGGCCAGTCATAAGCAGGCTGTCTGGATTGATAAATGTAATGATATTGGTAACGGCGATCGCGATGCCATCGACAATTTTTTCGTATAAACCAAGGAACTTAGGATCTCCTGTTCTTATGCCTTCTGCGAACTCCTCTAGTGTGCATTTGATGGAAACACTAAGTCCGCTGCTGGAAGCCAGCGTCGTTAAGCATCCGGATCTGCCGCAATGGCATGGATAGGCATCTTCTCCATAGAAGCCTTTATAATGCCCGAATTCACCTGCAACAAAGCTTGATCCTGCAATAATTTGTTTATCATGGACGATCGCGCCGCCTGTACCATAATCAAACTTGATGGTGATATTGTTATTGGAATCCTTCAAGCAGCCGTTCATATTCTCGTTGACAGAGAGAAGATTGACATCGTTCTCGATATACACGGGTATGTCATATTTGTCTTCAAGCAGCTGCTTGAGCGGCAGGCGATGAACGCCTATGCCGGGTGTCCGCAGAACGATGCCATGCTGAGAATCTACCAGGCCCTGCATACTGATTCCGATCCCTTTTACTTTGGAGGCGTTGGGCACCTGGGTGAGCAGCTCATCGATAACTTCATGCAACAGCTGCATCAGCACATCTATAGAACCATATTTGTTGATCGTGCGTTCAGCGGATGCGACAGCTTCTTGACGCAGGTTGAACACTTTTCCGCGAATGTATTTGCCGGCGAGCTCAAGCCCGATGGCATAAAAATGGCCGCTGTTGATATGAAGGCCGACTCTTTTCCTTCCGCTGCCTGCCTCCAAGTCCATAAGCTCCCCTGTCACGATTATTTTTTCCTTCAACAGGCGATTCACGATGTTGGTTACCGTTTGTCTGCTTAGTCCAGTCTTTTCCGCAAGCTCTACGCGAGAGATCGGCCCCTCTGAATAAATGAGAAAAAGAACCTTCTGCTGATTTATTGATTTTAATAACATATGGCTGGTTTGTTTAACCGAATCACTCACGATATGCATCCTCTTTCCAACAACGTTTTATATAATATAGATTCAAAACATTTGACAAATTAGGAACATACTTTGCTTCAAGTGTAGCATTAATACGAGGCGAATAAAAGTTGCAAGTTCGTTTAATTCAACTAACGTACATTTTTAAATTTCTTAAAAACGATGATAGATGGCGGTTTTATGCAGCATGATACAATCAGTACGGAAACTTTCAATCCAAAAACAATGAAAAAAACGCAGCCAATTGTATTGACATTGTGATAAAAAAGGATATTATATTTGTAAACTGATTTGATTAAATACAATAATTTGACGCCTAGAGGAGTAAGTAATGGTATGGATTGGATGGATCATTGCAATAGCAGCGATGACGGTGCTGACTTACATATGCTGGCTGCATGCAGTTATGTTACAACCTGGTAAAGCAGATGCACTTATTGTACTTGGCTATGTATCTAAAGACGGCCGAATACACCCGTTGCTTAAAGAAAGACTGGATGAAGCGTACAAACTATTTCGGCAGTATGGGCACAAATATATCATTGTATCGGGGGGAGCGGTTGGTTCACGTCGCTCGGAAGCGGAGCTGATGAAGAAGTACCTGATTGAGAAGGGCGTCCCAGCAAAAAGAGTGTTAGAAGAAGACAAGTCAAACAACACCGTTCAAAATTTAATCTTTAGCAAGCAATTGATGGAGCAGTACCAGCTAAAATCTTTTGTTATCATAACCAATTTATTTCATGTCCGCCGCACGAAGTATATTATGCATCGTCTTGGCATAAAGGGCGGATTCTGCGCCAATCGAAGCCTTAGAAGCATCGTGGGATTCCAGCTTAAATTAACATTTTTGGAGATTCGAGCATTTCGATTAACTCTCCCTATTATTAAGAGGGTCATCAATGATCAAAACGATTGACAAAAAGGTTGACAACTGGCCGTTTAATAATTAAAATGTAAGCGTTTCCAGAATATATGGGAGGTGAGGCTTAAAAGGCCAAAGCCAGTACTTATTTACAAATTATTTACCCTGATTTGATTGCTGATTAACAAATCATAGTTATGCTTAAATAGTTAATCCAATTTATTTATTAATTAACGGGGGAGCGAAATAATGTTTAATGGAAAAATGAGACGATTCATGAGCACGGGTGTTGCAGCGGCATTATCATTAGCCATGCTGGCTGGTTGCGGTGGAAACAGCGGAAAGAACGAGGCTAGTCCAAGTACAACTCCTGCTGGTTCGGATAAGCCGGGTGTATCTGCAGAAGTAGAAGTTTATGAGAATGGATTGCCGAAGAATGAGGAAGTAACGCTAAAGGTAGGCTTCTTTGTAGGAGGATATGGCCGGGAGTGGTTCGATTATGCAGTTGAATCGTTCACAGCCAAGTATCCAAATGTCAAAGTAGACATCACGGCTTCAGCTGATATGAAGACGATTCTTTCTACAAAAATCTCTGCGGGCAATGATAATGACATGTTTGATCTATTTAATACAGATCCAGCGGGGGGTATTGTGGGGCTCGCTGAAGCCGGCAAGCTTGAACCAATGGATGACATTTGGGAATACCCTCTTCCAGACGTGCCGGACAAAAAGGTCAAGGATCTTATGATGCCGGGCATGTACGAGTCAACGCAGCTGATCAATGGGAAAAGATATGAATTTACGACGGCGAGCAGCTTTGGCGGGTTGTTTTTTAATAAAAAGCTATTCGAAGAGCATGGCTGGAACCAAAACCCGAACACATGGGATGAATTTAAAGCACTTCTAGCAGACATTAAAGCGGACGGCATTGCTCCCATAACGTTCCCGGGTATTCATCCAAGCTACCATAACTGGGCTTTCGGAACAGCCAAAAATTTTGAGCTGGCTGATATCAATGGCCATGTGGATGAATTTATCGAAAATTATAGAACCTATGGTCTGCCGCAATACACAAATCCGGAGACAGTTGAAACCTGGCAGCGCATCTATGAGCTTGGGAAGCTGGGATATTTTGCAGAAGGACTTCCGGCATTGAACCATACGCAATCGCAAATGCAGGTTATTCAGGGACAAGCGGCGATGGTATCGACAGGGACTCATGTCGAGAATGAGATGAAGGAAGCAACACCCGAGGATTTCGATTGGGGCTTCATGGCTGTTCCTTTCAGAGACGACACAAATCAAACGCTTTGGATTCGAAGCGGAACTTCAAACTTCAACTATATCTGGGCAGCTAAGCCGGAGCTTAACAAAAAGTGGGCCAAAGAATTGATCACATGGATGGTTACGCTTGAAAATCAACAATTTGCTGCTGAAAAGGCAGGCGCTTTGCCAATGCGCAAGGATTTGACGGAAGACCCTGCCAGAACGGCTAACCTTTCCAGTTCCGCCCAATCTGTTCTGAAGTACATTGCGGATAATAATGCTCAAACTTATAAAGCAAGCCGGTCTATCAGTATTTCCGATCCGAATCTTGCTCAAGCGGAAAAATTATTGAATGAGAATATTGTTAAATTTGCTATGGGTATGCAGGATCCGAAACCGATTCTGGAGCAAGCCGAAGAGCTGCTGAAGAAAGCTGTAGAGGCTGAAAAGAAAAAATAAGACGTGATGGAGCGGGGAGGACTCATCTCCGCTCTTCCGTTTTAACTTCTGCGACCCTATAGGCTTCACATAGTACGTGTTCAAAAGTCGGATTTTCACGTCCAGTAAGATAGGAGTTGATCTTTCGTGTCTGATTTAACCGCTGTGAAGACACCAAGGCCCTCTGTGCTGCGCAAACTGGGTCTTGATAAAGCGAATACGCAGAAGTGGATATTTCTGTTCATAGCCATTGTGCCTCCCTTTGGCGGATATTTGCTTTTCACGTTGTTTCCGAACATCTTATCCGTTTATTATGCGCTGCTTAATTGGGACGGGTTTACGGATGCAACGTTTGTCGGGTTGTCCAATTTCGTCAACGCATTTCAAGATAAATACGTGTGGCGCGCGCTTACCCACAACTTGATTTTAATGATAACGGTGCCCTTCTTTGTTATTATCATCTCTTTGATACTTGCCTATTTAATTACAAATAAATCGTATAAAGAAAATAAGTTTTTGAAGATATTGTTTTTCTTTCCGAATGTTTTATCTACGGTCGTAGTCGCGCTCCTCTGGGCTTTTATTTATGACGGATCGTACGGTTTGCTGAATGGGCTTCTAAAGTTCATTGGCGTTGATACCGGTAATTTCTATTGGCTGGGCAATGAAAATACGGCG
Proteins encoded:
- a CDS encoding TetR/AcrR family transcriptional regulator, which codes for MSKEKIIQAAIEVFSENGYHRASMDEIAARAQVAKGTLYYNFPGKSQLFKTVVKQGFEDIMQRTEADLNSSLPMKEKIERTIRHHLDLFLESRHFSHIVFNEISNGIEQDVLDELKELKRNYLSFLASMIEEGQCEENLCRAVDPNLAAASIVGTLESTCNYYLNHQDRYSREDLERFAFTMITQGLFISLE
- a CDS encoding PRK06851 family protein, which encodes MVLKSSHYFAHGNTARGAHFLYTSAFDGLNKIFVLTGPQGTGKSTVMQSLADSLLDKGSHVQCFHSPLRPDELDGIICTELKVGIVDGRVCKGISDSGAGDIVFIDFEEAFDDSLILPGDFITIEDLRVKLESAYSNAYETFAAALRIHDEWEKFYIDNMDFTKADQIALELIQELYAGHESDTSTTSRHVFFGAATPRGAYDFIQSLTAQLERRIFIKGRAGSGKSTLLKKLASAAEQKGIDVQVFHCGFDPNSLDMLIFPKLQTAIFDSTAPHEYFPDRDGDEILDMYIRTIAPGTDEAHAAEIAGIKARYSAKMKEATSHLAEAEAIDSQIKAYYVAATDFSIVEKLHLQLQSELNELIGSIQPS
- a CDS encoding cytochrome P450 — translated: MEWNKNGLLPLEWFRQMRTESPVAAIDGGGAWNVFKYEDVKAVFTNYEVFSSQGSSSSDDPIESSVLRQDPPKHRQLRKLVSHAFTPRMIESLAPKIQEITTSLLDEAEKKGKMDIVADLASPLPITVIAEMLGVSMEYRERFKVWSDALVGDNADAYFQCQREMSEYFSEIAEDRRRHPQDDLITKLVEARIDNEHLTELEIIGFCILLLVAGNETTTNLISSAVLAFDSLPEVRAAVLGDSQLLPGAIEEVFRYFSPVQLMFRSVKQDTVLRGQELKQGQFVYIWMASANHDEDVFDQPDVFNIHRNPNPHLGLGSGIHYCMGSQLARMESRIALQTLLDRYPEYRRDRSVGLARMDSTMMFALKELPVILK
- the rlmH gene encoding 23S rRNA (pseudouridine(1915)-N(3))-methyltransferase RlmH, giving the protein MNIQIVCVGKLKEKYLVQGIAEYSKRLAPYVRLSVHEVPDEKAPENMSEAEMRQVQEKEGAGILGHIKPDTHVIALAIGGQLWSSEDLAAHMDKLGTYGTSNVAFVIGGSNGLSEDVLKRAQTKLSFGRMTLPHQLMRLVLVEQIYRAVKINRGEPYHK
- a CDS encoding VOC family protein, coding for MNFASVRIITDDVDRLVEFYEKVMGVSAERPAPVFAELALPSCTLAIGHSQTTQLFGADSVVGANNRTVIIEFRVDDVEAEYVRLKPFIDHWVKEPTMMPWGNRSMLFRDPDGNLLNLFEPVTEDAIKRFRGRH
- the pnuC gene encoding nicotinamide riboside transporter PnuC, whose protein sequence is MKKVASGWSLFEIAWLALFTSIAALFTVISKDSLFGFTVFITGVLCVVLAAKGNLMSYVFGMYNTVGYAYLAYINGLFGEVMLNLLFFVPMNVIGFYMWKNNRQDGKLIMRQMELRGLLLVGAVCVLGCLLLGYGLSFIPGQNSPYIDATTTVLSVVATFLMVRRFKEQWLVYIVLNLFTVLLWAIRLLEGSSEGMLMIVMWSAYLVNAVYGYYNWNKGAKEVAA
- a CDS encoding AAA family ATPase — its product is MKTLGLTLGKFAPLHKGHQFMIETALQEVDELIVVIYETTVTPIPLHIRANWIRRLYPAVRVIEAWDGPDGYSDDRAHEIREEQYILGLLNGEQVTHFYSSEFYGSHMSLALGSVDRRVDEARERVPISATMIRSDPYKYREFISDIVYRDLITKVVFVGAMSTGKSTITEALARQYNTDYASEYGRDYWTEHQVDRRIGLEAFDEIAVGHIEREEQALLAANRFLFVDTNAITTYMFAMDYHGEAPELLTRIALENAQRYDLFFLCDDDIPYDDTWDRSGDQKRHVFHKQIIADLKERRIPYITLRGSLEERMRKVDEVLAKFEPYRNYFGELNG